The Coffea arabica cultivar ET-39 chromosome 6e, Coffea Arabica ET-39 HiFi, whole genome shotgun sequence genome contains the following window.
ATGGGagaaaattgccaaaaattgcAAATCAAATAAGAGTACAAAGGAAAGAACATGTCAAGTGGAGAATGCTGAGATGGAAGAAGATGCTACTGACTCAGATGAATTTGATAGTTGGTGTGACTCAGAAGTAGAAGAAGATCAGCCAAGAAAAAGAGCtaagtttccaaaatttaacCCTGAAACTGATATGATTGATCCCAAATTTGAGGTTGGGCAGATTTTTACTTGTAAGCAGTTGTTCATGAAGGCATGCAAGAGCCATGGAGTGGTTCACGGAAGGAAGATAAAATTCAGTAAAAATGATGGCAGAAGAGCTACGGCTTATTGCAAGGACTGTAGCTGGAAAGTTTCTACAGCTGTTATGCTAGACAAAAAGacttttcaaatcaagagcATGCAAGGTAAACACAGTTGTGGGAGGACATTTGACCACGGACTAGCAAATTCAACTTTTTTGGTTGATAGATACAAAAAGGAGCTGGCTGCCATGGCCGACATGAAGGTGAGTACGCTCACAGATAAAGTGAAGACTGATGTTAATGTCAACATCTCTAGGTGGCAAGCTTATAGAACTAAGAAAAAGGCAGAGAGTTTAGTTAATGGTGAACATGAAGCCCAATACAACAAACTAAGAAACTATTGTAGGGAAGTAAAGAGGGCTAATCCTGGCTCAAATGTTTTCATGACCACTGTTGAAGATGATGAGGGAGAAGATAGGTTTGAGAGGTTGTATATTTGTCTCAATGCATGCAAGACAAGCTTTTTAAGTGGTTGTAGGCCTGTTGTCGGGTTAGATGGCTGCCATCTTAGAGGGCCCCACAAGGGTGTGTTGCTTACAGCTGTAGGAATTGACCCCAATGATCAGTTGTACCCCATTGCCTATGCTGTGGTGGAAATAGAAAACAAGCTGACTTGGAAATGGTTCGTAGGTGAATTGCTGAATGACCTCCAAATCAGAGATGAAAATCATTGGACAATTATTACTGATAAACAAAAGGTATGTTAGTGTATTTTTCTGGGATTTTTTTAAACTGAGTTTGCTAGTTTTAATTTGATGATCTGGTttcacctttttatttgttgAAGGGACTGATTCAAGCTATTCAAGAGTTGCTTCCAGATGTGGAGCATAGGATGTGTGTGAGACACATGTACAATAACTTTAAAAAGCTGCATGGTGGTTTGGCATTAAAGGAGAGAATTTGGGCACTTGCAAGAGCTCCTTACAAAAATCTGTTCAAGGCTTTGATGGAAGCTTTGAAAGCAGTTGATGAGGGTGcatttcaatggttggttgacAACACAACACCACAGCAATGGTCCAGAGCTTACTTCAGAACCTCCCCTAAATGTGACATTTTATTGAACAATCTTTGTGAGAGTTTCAACTCCAGCATTTTAGAAGCAAGGGAGAGGCTTATACTAGGTATGTTGGAAACAATACGACTTTATTTAATGGTTAGAATGGAAAATAAGAGGGAGTGGATGCAGAAGTATACAGGAAAGGTATgtcccaaaattttaaaaaagttgGAAAAGGTAAAAACTGCTTCTAGTGCATGTATAGCTACACCTTCAGGGGACTGGAATTATGAGGTGAGATGTATGTATGGGGATAGGTACACTGTGAATTTGGCTAGCAGAACTTGTAGTTGTAGAAGGTGGGAATTAAATGGCATTCCTTGTGCTCATGCAATAAGTGCCATTGCTTTGACAAAGGAGTCTCCCGAGAACTTTGTTCATGAATGCTACTCAAAAGAGGCCTATATGAAGGCATATGGGCCTATAATATATCCTCTCAATGGTGAGCATTTGTGGAAGGATTTGAAACAGGGGCCTGTCCTACCACCTGAAACCATCAAGCTTCCTGGCCGGCCAAAGAAGGTAAGAAGAAAAGAGCCAGATGAGCCACCAGCTACAACAACTTCTCAAGGACAAACAAAGAGACTGTCTAGAGTTGGTCTAATGGATTATAAGTGCAGAAAGTGTAAACAGAAGGGCCACAATAGTAGGAAGTGTCCAAGCAGTCATGATCAAGAGAATGTCCAGCAACAAGCTGCTGCGGTTACAAGTAGCTCTCAATCACAACAGCAGACTCCCAACACTATGAATCCTGGTGCAAACAAGCAGTCCCAACCTCAGCAGTCCAATTTCACACCTGAAGCAGTTTTTGGTGCAAGTGGCTCTCAATCACAACAGCAGACTCCCAACACTATGAATCCTGGTGCAAACAAGCAGTCCCAACCTCAGCAGTCCAATTTCACACCTGAAGCAGTTTTTGGTGCAAGTGGCTTGGAGACTGATACAAATGACCAAGTCTTGTTTGATCTCATCAGTCAAATCCCGGATCAACCTACAACCAGCCAACCACCTACTTCAACATTGACAACAAAGAATGCAACATCTCCAGTTCATGTTTCTCTATTTGTTCATACTAATAATAGCATGTTGACTTCTTTCTATACTATTATTTATTTACTTGAATTTC
Protein-coding sequences here:
- the LOC140009221 gene encoding uncharacterized protein, with protein sequence MDYKCRKCKQKGHNSRKCPSSHDQENVQQQAAAVTSSSQSQQQTPNTMNPGANKQSQPQQSNFTPEAVFGASGSQSQQQTPNTMNPGANKQSQPQQSNFTPEAVFGASGLETDTNDQVLFDLISQIPDQPTTSQPPTSTLTTKNATSPGKKVKYRCGVCRRFGHTRSSCDSTLASLYKRHPWEPPGLARPKNTANISTSKSAAKRAKKA